The genomic window CAGCACACACGCTGCTCGCGCTGTCGCCGGTCCGTGAGCTGCGAGGCGAGCCTGCCCACAGCACCTGCAGTACTACTCGATGAGCTTAAGCATAATGCCGCCCATCTTCGACTGGAACACCGGTGCGAACACGACGGAAATGATGGCCATCAGCTTGATGAGAATGTTGAGCGCTGGGCCCGAGGTATCCTTGAGCGGATCGCCGACGGTGTCACCGATGACGGCGGCACCGTGCTGCGGGGAGCCCTTGCCCTTGTTTTTATCACGCAGCCCACCCTGCTCAATATACTTCTTCGCATTGTCCCACGCACCGCCGGTGTTCGAAGCCGAGATGGCCATCTGCACGCCGGACACGATGGCGCCGGGCAGCATACCCGCCAGCGCATACTTCCCGAAGAGAATGCCCATCGCGATTGGGGACAGCATCACCAGAGCCGCCGGCGGAATCATCTGTTGCAGAGCAGCCTGAGTGGCAATGGCCACGCAACTCTCGTAGTCTGGCTCCTTTCGACCCTCAGCCACCTCGGGGTCCTGGAACTGGCGGCGGATCTCGTTCACCATGTCCATGGCCGCAACGCCGACAGACTTCATTGTCATTGCGGAGAACCAGTACGGCAGCATGGCACCGAAGAGCAGACCGGGCATCACGCTTGAGTCGAGGATATTCACCAAGGGGATCTTCACACGCGACACATAGGCGCCGTAGAGTGCCAGAGCGACAAACGCAGCCGAGCCGATGGCGAAGCCCTTGCcgatggcagcggtggtgttgcCAGCGGCATCCAGCGCATCCGTGATTTCGCGAATCTCATGGCCCATGTGCGACATTTCTGCAATACCGCCAGCGTTGTCGGAAATGGGGCCGTACGCGTCAATCGTCAGCGCGACAGACATCGTCGAAAGAATTCCAAGCGCGGCGAGGGCGAAGCCGTACACGTTGCACATGCGGTATGACACATAGATAGTCGTGCACATGGCCAGGATCGGCGGCACCACAGAAAGGTAACCGAGTGCGAGGCCGTAGATGATGTTCGTGGCGGCACCCGTCTCGCATGCCTCCGCAATCTCCCGCACTGGGCGATAGGCGTTGGAGGTGTAGTACTCGGTTGTGTAACCGATGAGAAGGCCGGACCAGAGACCGCACAGAACGCAGGTGATGGCGCCCCAGCGGGAGCTCTCCGTGGTGCCCACCGTGAAGGTTGGCGGCAGTGCCACTTCTGTGAGACAGACCAGTGCAACTGTCGTGCCGACTgtcgacagcagcagctggcgcttCAGAGTCGGCTCGATATCGTGCGAACGGCGCACACCACTGTTTGTGGCGCCGATCGTGGCCACAGCAATGCATACAAGCACCCCGACGGCCGTGATGAGCAGTGGGTACATCATAGAGGCGAAGGAGGCCGTCAGCTCAGCGGAGCTCGCTGCCACAACGAGTGCAGCGCACGACGCCTCGCCGAAGCTGCCAAAGAGGTCAGAACCCATGCCAGCGATATCACCCACGTTGTCACCAATGCAGTCGGCAATCACTCCAGGGTTGCGTGGGTCGTCCTCAGGGATATTGTTCTCCACCTTGCCGACAAGATCAGCGCCGACGTCGGCGGCCTTGGTGTAGATACCGCCGCCGACACGACCGAAGCAGGCAATAGCTGAGCCGCCAAGGCCAAACGCCGCCACGCATTCGTACAGCTCCGGCATCGTCTCGGGATTGGTGTCAAAGTACGCTGCCACAGTCTTCACAGTGACGAAAAGTGAGCAGAGGCCCATCGAAGTGAGACCGAAGCCCATTGTGATACCGCCGCGGAAAGCCGTCTGGAAGCCGAGTCGGAAGCCACTGGACTGATCGCCTTCGTCACCGCCGGAGGTTGCCATCACAGCCGTGCGCGCATTCGTGTACACAGCAATGCGCATG from Leishmania braziliensis MHOM/BR/75/M2904 complete genome, chromosome 31 includes these protein-coding regions:
- a CDS encoding putative vacuolar-type proton translocating pyrophosphatase 1; its protein translation is MGGITWIVSLAVALLGATAAAMVELNPSPIPVNDNTVSNAMAQDAGSIKVLPAAHTLMSAEMVSVMIVMSAAVGFAFAMYWWYALSSIKITPGKDQGLRNAHLTDEVMRNVYVIYTRISEGATAFLVSEYKYMAVFMAGFGTLIFFLLGIALSSPQPGQVSPQSPWMNASLSLFAFLMGAVTSVGSGWIGMRIAVYTNARTAVMATSGGDEGDQSSGFRLGFQTAFRGGITMGFGLTSMGLCSLFVTVKTVAAYFDTNPETMPELYECVAAFGLGGSAIACFGRVGGGIYTKAADVGADLVGKVENNIPEDDPRNPGVIADCIGDNVGDIAGMGSDLFGSFGEASCAALVVAASSAELTASFASMMYPLLITAVGVLVCIAVATIGATNSGVRRSHDIEPTLKRQLLLSTVGTTVALVCLTEVALPPTFTVGTTESSRWGAITCVLCGLWSGLLIGYTTEYYTSNAYRPVREIAEACETGAATNIIYGLALGYLSVVPPILAMCTTIYVSYRMCNVYGFALAALGILSTMSVALTIDAYGPISDNAGGIAEMSHMGHEIREITDALDAAGNTTAAIGKGFAIGSAAFVALALYGAYVSRVKIPLVNILDSSVMPGLLFGAMLPYWFSAMTMKSVGVAAMDMVNEIRRQFQDPEVAEGRKEPDYESCVAIATQAALQQMIPPAALVMLSPIAMGILFGKYALAGMLPGAIVSGVQMAISASNTGGAWDNAKKYIEQGGLRDKNKGKGSPQHGAAVIGDTVGDPLKDTSGPALNILIKLMAIISVVFAPVFQSKMGGIMLKLIE